The following are from one region of the Burkholderiales bacterium genome:
- a CDS encoding calcium-binding protein, with protein MDQYNNQVGRQIAQGLRDYYEGHPWATTQDLKDEAARLAHEALMQGKLITDPTSDPRKFDGFDYFRMTVDQAVEWFWQQAQRVVALADPLTFDLDGDGLETVGAAQSGIVFDHNGDGIQEGTGWVQSDDGFLVLDRNGNGTIDTGAELFGDSTPLSGGGTAADGFAALAQEDTNSDGVVDSADARWNDLRIWRDLNQDGVSQSGELFTLDSLGIASINVQVTEHSQVLSDGNRIADLGTYTRTDGSSGTLGDVGQMADIDLSVDTFHREFTDQIPLAEGVTALPNMQASGKVRDLWEAASQSTSLKSALEDYSAATTRAAQLALLDSLLGQWSATAGMETMEERATNALATGQNPYGYGLKWESIGRERAVDHVTGTGSGGEPIYDAQWNALVEEFERKLYILEAFNGRYFFTFPWETAEGAAAIEGMRVDEADTDPNTGAYLEPGGIILNLSQGQIDLLDQSYPALKESIYEGLILQTRFKPLLDSIELAVDGTSLDFSAVYTAFQDRITQNAANGMIDLIEFNRYTAGFLPAAGWFGDELLETNLRTLTVTPELQAVYDEMNVSFQAAAGPSIQSTDGNDVLVLAADNNNQGGGEGDDTIFAGAGIDRVHGGMGNDRIYGGAGDDGTAHWSDYQNNGGGLYGEHGNDILDGGAGNDYLEGGAGHDLYIFGAGYGQDLIRNYNGLGGWSMEEAVASQDDLLFKSDISPNDVSARRVGSDLVLSVAGTTDTVTILAYFGGNALDNMFRIDDIRFADGTVWTPEIVRQMVMSGTAGADTLLGLDDTDDTIEGFDGNDVLEGGDGDDTLLGGAGNDTLRDDEGDDRIDGGAGDDYARGDAGNDTFLFGRGDGQDEIDNYDLWDGSALTDAATTTDAVEFKAGVLPADIVARRVGADLVLTIADTGESLTINEQFWSGQAYTQHGIDEVRFADGTVWNQEAIRVAVLTGTPADDTLTGFDGTADDVLGLGSNDTLYGGGGNDTITGGAGNDTLSGGTGNDTYVFAAGDGQDAIENYVSGYYGPIAESDAATAIDVLSFSSGILPADVTASRSGDDLVLSVAGGTDSVTVKNQFSSDLAFGPYAIDEVRFADGTVWNQDALAAATLAAGAAADTVYGFTDRDDVIDGLAGADLLLGQGGNDTLQGGEGNDSLHGHAGNDVLDGGAGGDTLVGGTGNDVYLFGVGDGQDRVENYVRNPMNGNWSLESDAATTVDAVRFKAGVLPGDVSARRNSNDLVLTITATGETLTVSGHFTGDSAYSEYGIDEVRFEDGTIWTRADLSQLALAGTSGADTITGLVDDDVIDGGAGNDILYGGLGNDILIGGDDNDTLLGEEDNDTLYGGNGADSLNGHAGNDVLDGEAGNDTLDGGTGQDEYRFGVGGGQDRIENYVYNNLNGNSSLETDAATTIDALR; from the coding sequence ATGGACCAGTACAACAATCAGGTCGGGCGCCAGATTGCGCAGGGGTTGCGCGACTATTACGAGGGTCATCCATGGGCAACTACGCAAGACCTCAAGGATGAAGCAGCACGCCTTGCGCACGAGGCGCTAATGCAAGGGAAACTCATCACTGACCCAACCTCTGACCCGCGAAAGTTTGACGGGTTCGACTACTTTAGAATGACTGTCGATCAGGCTGTGGAGTGGTTCTGGCAACAGGCTCAACGAGTTGTGGCGTTAGCGGATCCCCTTACCTTTGACCTCGATGGGGACGGCCTCGAAACAGTCGGTGCTGCACAGTCCGGTATCGTGTTCGACCACAACGGCGACGGCATTCAGGAAGGCACCGGCTGGGTGCAGTCGGATGACGGCTTCCTCGTTCTCGATCGCAACGGCAACGGCACCATCGACACCGGCGCCGAACTCTTCGGCGACTCCACGCCGCTTTCCGGTGGCGGCACCGCCGCGGACGGCTTTGCCGCTCTCGCCCAGGAAGACACCAACTCGGACGGCGTCGTAGACAGTGCAGACGCCCGCTGGAACGATCTGCGCATCTGGCGCGATCTGAACCAGGACGGGGTTTCTCAGTCGGGCGAGCTGTTCACGCTCGACTCGCTCGGCATCGCCTCGATCAACGTGCAGGTCACGGAGCACTCGCAGGTTCTTTCCGACGGCAACCGCATCGCCGATCTGGGGACCTACACTAGGACCGACGGCTCCTCCGGAACCCTGGGCGATGTCGGACAGATGGCCGACATCGATTTGTCGGTCGACACCTTCCACCGCGAGTTCACCGACCAGATTCCTCTCGCTGAAGGCGTGACCGCGCTCCCCAACATGCAGGCCTCGGGCAAGGTGCGCGACCTGTGGGAGGCGGCAAGCCAGTCGACTTCGCTCAAGAGCGCGCTGGAGGACTACAGCGCCGCAACCACGCGGGCGGCACAACTGGCGCTGCTCGATTCGCTGCTCGGACAGTGGTCCGCCACCGCGGGCATGGAGACGATGGAAGAGCGCGCCACCAACGCGCTTGCCACCGGGCAGAACCCGTACGGCTATGGGCTCAAGTGGGAGTCGATCGGACGCGAGCGCGCCGTCGATCACGTTACAGGCACCGGCTCGGGCGGCGAGCCGATCTACGATGCGCAATGGAACGCGCTGGTCGAAGAGTTCGAGCGCAAGCTCTACATCCTCGAAGCCTTCAACGGCCGCTACTTCTTCACCTTCCCGTGGGAAACCGCCGAAGGTGCGGCAGCCATCGAGGGCATGCGAGTCGATGAAGCCGACACCGATCCGAACACCGGCGCCTACCTGGAACCCGGCGGCATCATCCTCAATCTGTCCCAGGGCCAGATCGACCTGCTCGACCAGAGCTACCCGGCGCTCAAGGAATCGATCTACGAGGGCCTGATTCTGCAAACCCGCTTCAAGCCGCTGCTCGACTCTATCGAACTCGCGGTCGATGGCACCTCGCTCGACTTCTCCGCTGTATATACAGCGTTCCAGGATCGCATCACCCAGAACGCCGCCAACGGCATGATCGATCTCATCGAGTTCAACCGCTACACGGCCGGGTTTCTGCCTGCCGCCGGCTGGTTCGGCGATGAGTTGCTTGAAACAAATCTCCGTACCCTGACCGTCACGCCGGAACTTCAGGCGGTCTACGACGAGATGAACGTTAGCTTCCAGGCCGCCGCGGGTCCTTCGATCCAGAGCACCGACGGCAACGACGTGCTGGTGCTCGCCGCCGACAACAACAACCAGGGCGGGGGCGAGGGCGACGACACGATCTTCGCCGGCGCCGGAATCGACCGCGTGCACGGCGGCATGGGCAACGATCGCATCTACGGCGGCGCGGGCGACGACGGCACCGCCCACTGGTCCGACTACCAGAACAACGGCGGGGGCCTGTACGGCGAGCACGGCAACGACATCCTGGACGGCGGCGCGGGCAACGACTACCTGGAAGGCGGGGCCGGGCACGACCTCTACATCTTCGGTGCGGGCTACGGCCAGGACCTGATCCGCAACTACAACGGCCTGGGCGGCTGGTCGATGGAAGAAGCGGTTGCCTCCCAGGACGATCTGCTCTTCAAGTCCGATATTTCTCCTAACGATGTCAGCGCCCGCCGGGTCGGGAGCGACCTTGTGTTGAGCGTCGCAGGTACGACCGACACGGTCACGATCCTAGCCTACTTCGGCGGCAATGCGCTGGACAACATGTTCCGCATCGACGACATCCGTTTTGCCGACGGCACGGTGTGGACCCCCGAGATCGTCCGCCAGATGGTCATGAGCGGCACTGCCGGCGCCGACACCCTGCTCGGGCTGGACGACACCGACGACACCATCGAGGGTTTTGACGGCAACGACGTGCTCGAAGGCGGCGACGGCGACGACACCCTGCTCGGCGGCGCCGGCAACGACACTCTGCGGGACGACGAAGGCGACGACCGGATCGACGGCGGCGCGGGCGACGACTACGCCCGCGGCGACGCCGGCAACGACACCTTTCTCTTCGGCCGCGGTGACGGCCAGGACGAAATTGACAACTACGACCTGTGGGACGGCTCGGCGCTCACCGATGCCGCCACGACCACCGACGCGGTCGAGTTCAAGGCGGGCGTGCTGCCTGCCGACATTGTGGCCAGGCGCGTGGGCGCGGACCTGGTGCTCACCATCGCCGACACCGGCGAGAGCCTTACCATCAACGAGCAGTTCTGGTCAGGGCAGGCCTACACCCAGCACGGCATCGACGAAGTGCGCTTTGCCGACGGCACGGTCTGGAACCAGGAGGCGATCCGCGTGGCGGTGCTGACCGGCACGCCCGCGGACGACACCCTGACCGGCTTCGACGGCACCGCGGACGATGTTCTCGGACTGGGAAGCAACGACACGCTCTACGGCGGCGGCGGCAACGACACCATCACGGGCGGCGCCGGCAACGACACATTGAGCGGCGGCACCGGCAACGACACCTATGTCTTCGCCGCGGGCGACGGGCAGGATGCGATCGAGAACTACGTCAGCGGCTACTACGGCCCGATCGCGGAGAGCGATGCCGCCACCGCCATCGACGTGCTGAGCTTCAGTTCAGGCATTCTGCCGGCAGATGTGACTGCAAGCCGCAGCGGTGATGATCTCGTCTTGTCGGTCGCGGGAGGCACAGACTCGGTGACGGTGAAGAACCAGTTCAGCTCCGACCTCGCCTTCGGCCCCTACGCGATCGACGAAGTGCGCTTCGCCGACGGCACCGTCTGGAACCAGGACGCGCTTGCCGCGGCGACGCTCGCCGCAGGCGCGGCTGCCGACACGGTCTACGGCTTTACCGACCGCGACGACGTCATCGACGGCCTGGCGGGGGCGGACTTGCTGTTGGGCCAGGGTGGCAACGACACCTTGCAGGGCGGCGAAGGCAACGACAGTCTGCACGGCCATGCCGGCAACGATGTCCTCGACGGCGGAGCGGGCGGCGACACGCTGGTGGGCGGGACGGGCAACGACGTCTATCTGTTCGGTGTCGGCGACGGCCAGGACAGGGTCGAGAACTACGTCCGCAATCCGATGAACGGCAACTGGTCGCTCGAGTCGGATGCGGCGACGACCGTCGATGCGGTGCGCTTCAAGGCGGGCGTGCTCCCGGGCGACGTGAGCGCCCGGCGCAACAGCAACGATCTGGTGCTGACGATCACCGCCACCGGCGAGACGCTCACCGTCAGCGGCCATTTCACCGGCGACAGCGCCTACTCGGAGTACGGCATCGACGAGGTGCGCTTCGAGGACGGCACGATCTGGACCCGCGCCGACCTCAGCCAACTGGCCCTGGCCGGAACCTCCGGAGCCGACACGATCACCGGACTGGTGGATGACGATGTGATCGACGGCGGCGCCGGCAACGACATCCTCTACGGCGGGCTGGGCAACGACATACTGATCGGAGGCGACGACAACGACACCCTGCTCGGCGAAGAGGACAACGACACCCTTTACGGCGGCAACGGCGCCGACTCGCTCAACGGCCATGCCGGCAACGATGTGCTGGATGGCGAGGCGGGCAACGACACGCTCGACGGCGGCACCGGGCAGGACGAGTATCGCTTCGGCGTCGGCGGCGGGCAGGACCGGATCGAGAACTATGTCTACAACAACCTGAACGGCAACTCCTCGCTGGAAACCGATGCCGCCACCACGATCGACGCGTTGCGGTT